ATACGAGACTACGATGCTCGGAAATCAGTGATCAAAGCGTTGGGGAAGATCAATGATGAACGAGTCCTTGATCCGTTAATTTCGATGCTTCACAATGATGAATTTAAGGACGATGCGACCTGGGCGCTTGCAGAACTTGGACAACCCGCTGTTGGACGGTTACTCGAATGCCTCAAGAATCAAGATGAAGTGATTAGAAAACAGGCCATCCTGGCTCTCGGAGAAATTAAGGATGCCAGTTGCGTGGATTTATTGATCGAACGCTTGCAAGACCCTGACTGGTTCATCCGACTCTCGTCAGCAGCCGCGCTAGAAAAAATCGGAGATCCTCGTGGCCGTGAGGCGATCAAACCCTTGATGAAAGACCCCGATCTGGTTGTGCGCTTACGCATCGAACGCATGTTGGCAGCATGGAAAAAGCAGGCTGTCACGGCTTAAACCTTTTTAAAAGCCATCAGGGTTGCGAACAAACCTGAGCCCTCAATTGTCCGGACAATTGAGGGCTCTTTTATGGGATGAGTCCTATCACGTCTTCCTGCCAGGACGCTTACATCCACATAAGGCACCGACGAAGGGATGATCAGAAATGGACGAATCCGGAATAATAAGATGGGGCTGAAAACAATAAAGAACGCAACCGGCGGCGGGCTATTTGAACGACTCAATCAAGGCATAACGGATTGCAACTCTTGACGAAGATCGTCCAACATGTGAGGAGGAAGGCTATGGCCTTGAGCCAGACTTTGCTGGGCCTCTCGAATTTTCTGTTTAATGATTTTGATTTTTTGCGCCATGGGTCCTTGAGGGTCCAACTCAACCGCTTGATCTAAATGGTGAAGTGCACGTTCAAATTCCTCTGACGCTTCCTTGAAATGATGATCTAACAGATACGCTCTCCCTTCCAAAAAGCCATCTTTTGCTGCCAACATTTGTCTCTGCAAGTTGGTCTTCTGATCAAATCCAATCGTGTTCTCCAGGACTTGTCCCGACAAGTCTCGCAATCGTTGCTTCACCTCGTCCGGTTTTTGGCCTGTGTAATAACCCAATCCAAATACAATACCTAGCAGGATCAATATTCGTAAAACTTTCATAGTGGACCTCGCCGGCTCAAAATGCCTCCTGCTCTACCCTGATAGACATCGGCATTAGTTCACTCCATGAATAAGACTGGAAGGGAAACTCATACCGATCGAGGAGAAACCGATGAGACAGGAAATGATGCACCATACGTAAGTCGATGGTATCACTGCATTGCAGAAGGTACAACTCTGACATGGTTTCCTCCATGACCTTCTAAGCAAAGAGTC
Above is a window of Candidatus Nitrospira neomarina DNA encoding:
- a CDS encoding HEAT repeat domain-containing protein, translating into MRDDQNNIDDAFSDQTEEFVSLEGKTTLPQDELVDEVSEAITAEADEETADTVASAETEEGVEPEEELVEEQVKDEIDIQIDLLNDSEWVVRREAVITLGEMGDERCVEPLVRCLRDGDWQVRDAAVEAIAMIGSPAVDLLLRYIRDYDARKSVIKALGKINDERVLDPLISMLHNDEFKDDATWALAELGQPAVGRLLECLKNQDEVIRKQAILALGEIKDASCVDLLIERLQDPDWFIRLSSAAALEKIGDPRGREAIKPLMKDPDLVVRLRIERMLAAWKKQAVTA